A window of Picosynechococcus sp. PCC 7003 genomic DNA:
ACGGAAGGGGTTTGTCATGGTTATGCTCGTATTCGGCAAACTAGGGTTCCCGTCTGGACGATTATTTCTTTTTTAAAACAAGGGGCAAATTCTGATGAAATTTTAGAAAATTATCCGATGCTCACTTGGTTAGATATTACAGCGGCTCAAAGTTATTATAAGGATCATCAAACTGAAATTGATCAAATTATTGCGGCATAAACAGCCCCTAAATCCCCAATTTGGGGACTTTCTACTGGTGTGCTGATAGGCGATCGCCTTTATCTTCTCTCTTGTTCCCCCGATTCGGGGGCTAGGGGGCAATACAACCCAAGGTAAACATATGCGATATCGAAGAATACGCGGCACAACTCCCGAAATTGAAGCCGCAGCCCGTCGCCTCCGAGCCAATCTTACGCCCGCAGAAGCAACACTCTGGGAAGCTCTCAAAGGTAAACAACTTGATGGATTCAAATTTCGCTGTCAACATCCTGTAGAACAATTCATCCTCGATTTTTATTGTCCTAGCTATAAGCTGGTGGTTGAGATAGATGGTGAAATTCATCGCGATCGCCAAGAATACGATCAAGCCCGCACTGAAAAACTAGAGACATTAGGTTATCGAGTGATTCGCTTTAGCAACGATGAAGTCATCCATAATTTAGGTGATGTTTTGGAGCGTATCAGAGCGCAATTGAGAAGCCCCTAGCCCCTAAATCCCCGTTCCGGGGACTTTCTACTGGTGGGATAGATAATCTTTTATTCCCCCAATATTGGGGGTTGGGGGGCATATTCCCCCGATTCGGGGGTTAGGGGACTTATTCCCCCCAAATTGGGGGGTTAGGGGGCTATCATGAGGGAATACCCGCGCTAATTTGACACTCTATGACCACGCCCCAACGTAAATCCGTTTTCATCGAAAAAATCTTCCCTGTAAATCTCCTCAATCAGCAGGTCTACTTTGAAAATGGCGGTAATCCCTTCAAAGGTCTCCATCGGTGGTACTCCCGCAAACCTCTTTCCTTTAGTCGCGCCTCCGTGTTGGGTTCTCTGCTGCCTGCGGATGTGACCATGGAGGAATTTGAGTATTTGCTCGGTCTGGACAAACCCAGAAACAATGAATCCGAACTAGAACGGGACGATCGCCACCAAAGAACTCGCCTCTATAAAACGCCGCCATCCCCTGAGCGGGTCAAGCAGGTGCAAGCTCTCTGTGAAGCCCAATGGGGTGACAAAACTCCGGCGGTGTTGGATGCCTTTGCGGGGGGGGGTTCGATTCCCTTTGAGGCGGCGCGGTATGGCTTGCGGGTGTTTGCGTCGGATCTCAATCCCGTGGCGGTGGTGACGATGAAAGCGGCGATCGCCTTTCCCTTAGAGTTTGGGGCGGAATTGCAGCAGGATATTGATCGCTGGGTGCAATGGGTTGGTGAACAGGCGGAGGCTCGCTTAAACGAGTTTTTTCCTGCCCCCGAAGGTGAAACGATTCAGAATTATCTCTGGGCGCATACGGTGCAATGTCCTCACTGTGAATCGACTGTGCCGCTTAGTCCGAATTGGTGGCTTTATAAACGTCCTGAAAAGCAAAATTTACATAAATGGTGTGCGGTTAAACCTGTGCCGAATCTTGCTGAAAAACGGGTTGATTTTGAATTGATTAAGGGCAAAAAGGGTAAAGGTAATACGATTCAAACACCCGATGGTGATTTTGATCCAAATGATTTTGCTACGATTGGGCGCGGTGTTGGCAAATGTCCAAATTGTAATGAAGTAATTGAAGATCAAGTTATTAAAAATCAAGCGACTAATGGCGGTTTAGGTCATCAACTCTATGCAGTTGCTTTCAGAAAAGGTAAAGGTAGTTTGGAGTTTAGAATCGCACAGTCAGAAGATTTTTATGGAATTCAATTAGCTAAAAAGAAACTCAAAGAAATTGAAAGCTCGAATAAAAGTTATTTGATTCCAGATTTAGAAATCCCATATGGACATATGACCCATGAAAGAAATGCAACAGTTGATTTTGGTTTAGGTAATTGGAAAAACTTTTTTAATCCTAGACAGCTTTTAACGTTGGTGACTTATGTTGAGATTATCAATGAAGCGAAAGAAAACATAAGGGCAAAGTTAGGCGAAGAAAAAACCTCGGCGATCACCACTTATTTAGCTTTAGTTTTAGATCGATGTGTTGATTTAAACTCTCGCCTATCCAATTGGGTTCCGGGAATGGGTAGTGCTGCAAGAGCATCAGCGTCTCATGCACTAAACTTGATGTGGAGTTATCCTGAATTTCAAGGATATCAAAAACTATGGTCGCAAATGTCCAAATTTGCAGATGCTTATATAGAACTTTGTGAATTACTTGGTACAAAAATAGATTCATCTAGTCTAAACCTAGAAACCCATACCGAAAAAAGCTTTTATATTGAATCTATCTCCGCCGATAGCCTGTATCATTTGGCAAATCAAAGTATTGATGCAGTCATTACTGATCCGCCCTATTACGGAACAATTCAATATGCTGAAATGTCTGATTTCTTTTACGTGTGGCAAAAGCGCATCTTAGGCGATATCTTCCCCGAACTCTATTACACCGAACTCACCGACAAAGACCGCGAAGCCGTCGCCAACCCGTCCCGCTTTCGGAACATGGGAACCAGCCCCAAAGACCTCGCCGATCAAGACTACGAAGCCAAAATGCAAATGGCATTCAGCGAATATTACCGCGTGCTAAAAAATGACGGCGTAATGACCGTGCAATTTAACCACAAAGACTCTGGCGCATGGGATGTCCTCGCCCAATCCCTAATTACCGCCGGATTTGAGATCACCGCAAGCTGGGCAGTCAGCACCGAAAACCCAATTAACCTGCACCAAGCCCAGAAAAACAGCGTATCCAGCACCGTCCTCTTAGTTTGCCGCAAACGCGACCCCAACAGCGGATCAGCATGGTGGGATGACCTCCGCCCCGAACTCGCCCGACTCGTAGAAGAACGCGCCCCCGACTTTGAAGCCAACGACATCACAGGCATTGACTTGTATTTAAGCGCCTTTGGCCCCGCCCTGAACGTCTTTAGCCGCGCCTGGCCCGTGCTAGATAGTTCCGGTCAAGAAATGCGCCCCGAAGTAGCCTTTGAAGAAGCCCGCAAAGCCATTTCCCATTACCGCCTAAATAAACTCCTGAACCAAGAAACCAGCGGCTTTGATGCCCTGACCCAGTGGTATATCCTCGCTTGGGACACCTTCCAAGCCCGTCAATTCCCCTTCGATGATGCCCGACAATTGGCACTGGCTGTCGGTGGTTTCGATATCACCAAAGATCTCAAAGGCGAACACAAACTCATTAACGCCAAGAGCGGTAACTGTGAACTACTCACCCCGACCCAACGTCTGAAAAAACGCGCCTTTTCCGTCAGTCCGGCAGACTTTAGTTTCACTTCGGCGATCGATGCCCTCCATGCCGTCATAGCGATTTATCAAGAAGAACAGGCGATCGAACCCGTGCGGCAATTCATCAAAAAGACCGAACTCCTCGCTAATGACCAATTCATGAAAGCGTGGGAAGTAGCATTACGGGCAATCCCCCACATCCGCGACGAGAAAAAACGCATCCCAGAGGAGAAAGCATTGGCGGATCTCTGGTTGGCGATCGATGAGATCAAGGCGAAAGTGCGTTATGTCACCCCAGAGGATGAGGAGGGCAGTGGGCAGGCGGTTCAGGGGAGTTTGTTTTAAGCCCCTGAGAAGCCCCTAAATCCCCATTCTGGGGACTTTCTGCTGGTGTGTTGCCCCTAAATCCCCATTCTGGGGACTTTCTACTGGTGGGGTGGATAGATCGGCGATCGCTCTTCTGTATTTCTTCGCTTCTCCCCAATTTGGGGGGCTAGGGGGGCAAGAAACGCCCCTAAATCCCCATTCTGGGGACTTTCTACTGGTGGGGTGGATAGATCGGCGATCGCTCTTCTGTGTTTCTTCGGTTCTCCCCAATTTGGGGGCTAGGGGGACATAATGACCCTAAATCCCCATTCTGGGGACTTTCTACTAGTGGGGTGGATAGATCGGCGATCGCTCTTCTGTGTTTCTTCGGTTCTCCCCAATTTGGGGGCTAGGGGGACATAATGACCCTAAATCCCCATTCTGGGGACTTTCTACTGGTGGGGTGGATAGATCGGCGATCGCCCTTCTGTATTTTTCCGGTTCCCCCATTTTGGGGGCTAGGGGGCAAAGTTCCCCCCAATTTGGGGGGCTAGGGGGGCAAAAAGCTCCTAAATCCCCATTCTGGGGACTTTCTACTGGTGGGGTGGATAGGTTAAAAAGGTGGAAGGACATTACAGGCGATGCAAATACTATGAACCTAAGAACTTAATTATGCTGACAACCTACATTAAACCCATCCGTACAGAATCAGACTACGAGGAAGCATTAAGCAGAATTGAAATGCTGATGGAAGCAGAACCAAATACACCTGAATTTGATGAATTAGAAGTCCTGACTACCCTCGTCGAAGCCTATGAAGCCAAAGAATATAGAATAGATGCACCAACGGCGATCACTGCAATCAAGTTCCGCATGGAGCAACAAGGTCTTAATCAACAAGATTTAGTTCCTTACATTGGTAGTAAGTCGAAAGTTTCTGAAGTCTTATCAGGAAAACGAGAACTAAGTAAAAACATGATTCAGGCTTTGCATAAAGGCTTAAACATTCCCCTAGAGTCTCTTTTTCAAGAACCACTAAAGTACAGGTTTCATCCCTAGAACAGGACTATGATTATAGCCAAATTGAATAACAATGGCAGCGAAAGACAAATTCCATGAAGCCGTAAAAATGGATAAATTAAGCCACTATCGCCAAATCATCCAAGATATGCTCAATGAGAAAGCTCAAATTAAACCTATCGGTGGTGAAATTGAAGTGGAGACTATTTTCGATGAAAAAAATGACCGCTATCTCTTAGTTCATCTCGGTTGGAATGACCAACAGCGAATCTACTCCTGTGTACTTCACTTAGAGATTCAAGAACAAAAAATTTGGATACAAAACAACCAAACCGACCAATCAATCTCAGAAGAACTTCTCGAAAAAGGCGTTCCTAAAACAGACATTATTTCAGGCTTACAACCTGCTTATATCAGAGAATATTTAACTTTAAACTCTGCTTAGATATCTGAATAGAATTGTTTTTTCATCGTCATACATTAGAGGTCATAAACATGGAAGTCAACACCCAAGTAAGCAGGGACACTGAAAATAAAATCAATTTCATTCAAGCCCAAACACACCAAGATCTTTCTGAAATCCTTAAAAATGCCATTGAACTCTACTATCAAACCCTACAAACTCCCCAAAAAACACCCCTACAAATTTTAGAAGAGTCAGGCTTTATCGGTTGTGCCTCCGTTGAAAGTGATCTCTCAATCAATTACAAAAAAGTTCTCACAGAAGAATTAAGTAAAAAATATGATTATCGCTGATACAGGATTTTGGTTGGCATTAAGTGATGATCAAGATCAATTTCATCAAGCCGCTAAAAAAGCACTCCAGCAATACCCAGAACCATTAATCACAACTTGGTCAGTCATTACAGAAACCTGTCATTTACTCCTTGCTCGTAAGGGGGCATACGCACAGATTAAGTTCATGCAAGCCCTCAGTAATGGAGCCGCAGAGCTATTTTTACTGCAAACCCATCATCAGTCCCGAATTGTCGAACTCATGACAAAATACGCCGATCTGCCGATGGATTTAGCCGATGCATCCCTTGTTATTCTTGCGGAGGAACTCGGACAGGGAAAAATCTTCTCTACAGACCAACGGGATTTCGGCGTTTATCGCTGGAAAAATACGAAACCCTTCCAAAATCTTTTGATTCCTTAAATCAAACCCAATTTTCTACCTTTAAGCCCGGAACCCGCTCAAACTCCCGCACGTTATTCGTCACCAAAATACGATTTAAGCCTAGGCAATGGGCCGCAATTTGGGTATCTAAAATGCCGATAGGCGTGCCCTGGTGATTTAGATGTGCTCGAAGTTCACCATAAATATGACTGGCTTGACGATCCCAGTCAAAGACATCTAAATAAGCGATAAAATCTTCAATAACCTGATAGTTTTTAGCAGGATTCATTGATTTTGCCGCCCCATACTCTAATTCCGCTAGAGTAATAATCGAGATCCCTAATTTGTGGGGCTCAATTTGTTCAAACTTTTCTAAAACTTGAGGCGGCTTTTCTTTGATGATGTAAATACAAATATTTGTATCCAACAAAAACATCTAGAATAAGTCCTCCCGCTCTTGGGGCGGCTGGTCATCCCGTGTTTCCATAAAATCTGGCGTGGCACAAGGAGCATTGTCAAAAAAATCTCGCCAAGATCGCCGTTTCGGAGACAAAATTACGCGATCGCCTTCTTTATAAATAAAAACTTCCTTCCCCTCAAACCGAAACTCACGAGGCAACCGTACCGCCTGACTGTTGCCATTCATAAATAACTTTGCCGTTTTAGGTTGAGCCATACTAGGGGTATTACACTCAGTAAAAGAATATATATTTCTAGTATATACAGTGAACTGTCTCCCCGACTACCCTTGGAAAATCAGCTACACCAGCGCTCAAGATAACCCGATCGCCGATTTTTATATTCCAGCCCTAGAACGTTCGATCCAATACGACCGCAAATCAGGGTTTTTTAGTAGCGCGATTCTGAGCCATGTCGCCGCCGGACTGGGAACCCTGCTCAACCAAGACGGTCAAATTCGCCTGATCCTCGGTTGTCAACTCAATGCCCAAGATGTCGCCGCCATTAAAAAAGGTTATGAACTCCGAGCGGCGATCGCCCAACGATTAGACACAGACCTCACCCCTCCGAAAAACTTTGCCCAGCTCCACCACTTTGAAATTCTCAGTTGGCTCATCCAAGCCGGAAGGTTAGATATCCGCATTGCCCTTCCCCTCAAACAAAACGGCGATCCCCAACTATTAGAGGAAACCTTAGATTTCAATCACATCTTCCACGAAAAAGTTTGCATCTTTACTGATGCTGAGGGTAATCAACTCGTAACGAATGGATCTGCCAATGAATCCATTAGCGGCTGGGAACTCAATACCGAGTCATTTCAAGTATTTAGTTCCTGGGAAGAAGAGAGAGAACGCCAAAGGGTACAGGAAGAAATCATCCGGTTTGAGCAACTCTGGACAAACCAAATGCCTAGGGTAAAAAGCTTTGCCATGCCCGAAGCAATCCGCGAAAAACTTTTACGCTATACACCCAAACAAAAGCCCCAATGGACACCCACCAAGGATTTTGATACTCGTCCTCTCCCTAAAGCGGCGGAAAGCATGAAGGTTAAAGCTCCTAGTGCTGAATATAAGCCCCTAAATCCCCAAGATGAAGACTTCCCGGATTCTTCTTGCTCCCCCGATTCGAGGGCTGGGGGGCTACCAGATCAGCCCCTAAATCCCCATGCTGGGGACTTGAATACAACTACAGATACAAATTCCCCCCAAGTTGGGGAGCTAGGGGGGCAACTTCCAGAGGCAATCATCTTTGAACAGAAAATGCTCAAAAAATGGCAGAGCTTACCGACCCATGCAGGTTGCCTAAGTTATTGCCTTGATTCCATACCAATTTCCCCCTGGCCCCATCAAATTAAAATCTTGCGTCATGTCGTAGAAAACTTCCCTTGTAGTTTCCTGATCGCCGATGAAGTCGGGCTGGGTAAAACTATTGAAACAGGCTTGATTTTGCGTTATTTACTCGTCTCTCAAAAAGCAAAACGAATTTTAATCCTTGCCCCCGCTAGCGTCCAACCCCAATGGCATAGTGAGATGCGCGAGAAATTTAACCTGCACTTCTGGAGTTATAACAAAGGACAATTCACAGACCCCTACGGCGAACTCTGTCCCCCTAGCGAAAATCCTTGGAATACAAAAAATTTAGTTTTAGCCTCTAGTCATCTTGTGCGCCGCCAAGACCGAATGGAAGAATTACTCGCCGCACAACCCTGGGATGTGGTGATTATTGATGAGGCCCATCATGCCCGCCGCAAGGCTCCCCAACAGCGAAAAGAAAAATTTAATCGCTTACTCCAACTCCTGCAACAGCTACGGGAACGCACAAAAAGCATAATGCTGCTCTCCGCAACACCCATGCAGATCGACCCGATCGAAGTCTTTGACCTGATCTCAGTTATTGGTCTAGAAGGTCACTGGAGCTATGGTGATGTCTTCTGTGATTACTTCGCCTCCCTCGATAATCAACCCAATGAAAATCTACTGAAGTTCTGGCAGCAAATGACGGCGGACTACTTCAAGTATGGCGGTCAGTCCTGTCCTCGATTCCGGGCCTACCTCAATCAAAGCGATCGCCTGCTGGCTTCACGTCTCGACGACTTTTGGAGCGGCAAATATCCCACCATTAACCTCCGGCAATATTTGAACGACACCAAATTTATGGAGCGTTCTAAGGAATATCTCAGTATCCACACCCCCCTCAAAGAGAAGATGTTTCGCCATACCCGCAATACCCTCCGCGAGTATTACAAACGGGGCCTCCTCGAAAAGGACATTCCCCAAAGAGATGTCCAAGATCAGGCGATCGCCCTTGAACCCACCAAAGAAGCAGAACTCTATCGCCAAGTGAGTGACTATGTCCGAGATTTTTATCGACTTGCCCAAAAGGAAAATCGTAAAGCCCTTGGGTTTTTGATGACCCTGTACCGCAAACGATTGACCAGTTCTTTCTATGCCATTCGCGAATCTCTACAGCGTCGCCTAGATGCCCTAATGACCCAGCAAGGTAGTGGTTTGAGCGATGATGACTTACTCGAACTCGAAGACCAAGATGATGCCATCATTGACGGTCTTGAAAGTTTTATGGAGGAGATTCACCCCAAGGAAATCGAATACCTCGAAGACCTACTACGCCAGTTTGAAAATACTGGAGAAGATACCAAATTTGCCCACCTGCTCACCATCCTCCGCCAAGAGTTCCAAAATCGCGATAGTGCCATCATCTTCACCCAATACACCGACACCCTGGACTTTCTGCGGGGAGAACTGCAGCAAATCTATGGCCCCCAGGTGGCTTGCTACTCCGGGCGCGGCGGTGAAAAACTAATCGATGGCGAATGGCGGACTGTCTCCAAAGAACAAATCAAGCGGGAATTTCGCCAGGGGGAAATAAAAATTCTGCTCTGTACTGAATCCGCCAGTGAAGGGTTGAACCTGCAAACCTGCGGCGTATTGATTAACTACGATATGCCTTGGAACCCGATGCGTGTCGAACAGCGAATTGGCCGGATTGATCGCATCGGTCAAACTTTCCCCAGAGTCATCATTCACAACTTCTATTACGACGGCACCGTAGAAGCCAGAGTCTATCAGCGCCTCCGCGATCGCATCCATGCTTTTTCTTCCGTTGTCGGTACTCTGCAACCTATCTTGGCCAAAGTGCCCACCCTCATCGAACAGGCAACCATGAGCGCCGATCCCCAAGAGGAAGATGTTTTATTTTCTGAGTTTGACCACGCCCTAGATGCCCCGCCCTTGCAAGTCACCCTCGACGACATGGTGCAAATGGATGTGGAAGCCGACATCATGAGTATTCGCCAACCGCTGCCACTTTCTCCCTTAGCTTGGCAGGATCTGGAACGGTGGCTCACCACCTCACCAAGCCTCAAGCAAGCCGGGATGATTTTTGAAGATAAAGGCAATCGCCAATGGTCACTGACTCAAAAGTCAAAAACCGAAACAATTACATTTGATCCCAAAACCTTTGAAGAATATTCTTCTTCCCTCAGACTAATGAGCATTGGGGAGCCGTTGCTTCGGAACTTAATCCAAATTTGCCTAAAAGCTCAAAAAAATAGCCTCAGTATGTAGAAATGACTTATCACTCGTGCTATATTATCCGCACGTGGTTATCTTGTCATTCAAACCACTGATTTAGTAGATGAGCTAGAAAAAAATCGTTTTTCCTTTAGAAGCTGCACAGATCGCAAGGTCTTCTTGTGTCTGTCTGTAACTAAAAAAGAGGAAAAACCAGTATGTCTCTACTAAATCTCCAGTTCCGCGCCATCGCTGCCCGTCTCCAAGTTTTAGACAATTCACATCCCGATCTCGCCTTCCCCAAGGTTAGTAACTTGGTACAGACCCATCTCTCTTGGGAACTCGAAAAGGCGATCGCCAAGCGTCAGGATCCAGAAGACCCCCATACTTTTTGGGATCTGCTTAAAATTGATGCGGTTCTCTGTCTGGAAAATCAGATGGGCGAAAAGATCCGGGTCGGTGTATGTCTAGTACCCAATGAGTTCCAAGCTTACAAAACTTTGAACAAGGCTAATCAAGCCGCCTATTTTCAGGTGCGTCGCCAGTTAGGGATTCAAGCTTACTGGGTACTGTGCCTAGATCCAAAGCACTTCCCTAACCAAAACCAATGGGTTGATTTCCTTTACAGAGAAATTGACCTTCAACAGAAGAGTTGTCGTCTGATTTTTGTGTAAAACCCCTGACAGATAGGGAGAGAGAGCATAAAATCAATTATTTCGTTCTCTCTCCCTCCTCAAAAATTCTTGCTGCTGCACCCCATCCAGAATTTGGTCTAGGTTGACGCCTCAAAAACGTTTTGGCGTAAAAGTAGCCCTTCTTTTCCACCACCAGTTACCAGGCCACCACCAGGGGGAGCGTTGGGCCTGGATGAGATACTGCACCTGCTCATTAAGCCTTTCTATCTGCATTTGATATTCTCGGTCATTGAGGCTTTGGGTCTGGATTAGGTGATCAAACTGTTCCTGGAGGCTGGCTATTTGCTTAATAACATCCCTAGCCATTATTTGTTCTGCTTGTAGTTTTTCCGTCGCCGCCTGAATAGACAAAATCAACTCTTGAATAGACTGGTAACCATCGAGGCATTTCAATAATTCAAGAATGTGGGCTTCGACATCAACTAGTGCCTCGTATTTATGATCTAGCGCCGAAATCAGATTTTCTGCGGCCTCTAATGTTTGATTTGTTTTGGCAAAATCAACCTTGTACTCTCGCTGTTTTTGCGTCAAAGTATTGAGGGATTCTAGATAGCGATCGCCTGTTTCTTTTTGCGATTCTAGTTGGGAGTGGGTCTTTTCTGCCTGGTTAATGATCTCCTTAAGTTCCTGAAATATGGCCTGGGCTTTGGCTGTTCCAGAGCTGAGTTCCTGTAAGCGATTTTGACCGCGCTCTTGGTGGTCATGCAAAGCCTCGTTGGCTGATTTTAGGGTCTGTCGTGCGGCTGCGATTTCTGCCATCACCTGCTGAATCTCATCCCGATCCCAAGCTGCCTCTAATAAATTTTCAGCCTTAGTGATCGCGTGCTTCAACATTTTTTCCAGTTCACCCAATGCCATTAAGGTATCGTTATCCTTGAGGACTGCTGGATGATTGTGTGTCATATTTTGAGGATTCATAATCGGGTTAATTTCCTTGTGTATAAACGTTGTCTTGGGATTTGAGAATCTTTACTAAAGCTGTGATCAGATTGCCTTCGGCTTGAGCAATCTCCGGCAGGGGCAGATGTTCAGGATAGGGGATCTGCCGCATTTGAAATCTAAGTCTTGCCGCTTCAACAAATAGATTCACAGCCTCAAGATCATGGGCGATCGCCTCCATAACCCTGTCACATTCAGTTGGTTGAGTATCTTTGAGGGTTGTTATCCTGCGTGCCCCATCCCAATAATGCCCCATGGCCCGGAGGAGAAGACTTTGGAGTAAAGGATTGGCCTTTTCTGCGTTCAAAATTGCTAACTTTGCCTTGAGCTCCTCTAAGGATCGTTCCTGTAACCGCAGGATCATCTCCCGCTCAAGCTCGCTGCGTTCTTCCCCCTTAAAGTTGATTTGATCGAGGACTTCATACATATCCCGATAAAGAAGCACCGACTCCAATTGCAAAGCATCGAGAATGTATTGACGAATGATATTTTTTTTCTGCAAAGCAAGAATCAATTCATCATCTTCTGCTTGTAGCCAGTGGATTAAATTATCAATGGCTGGCTCATTTTTACAATCAATCAGCTCACAGACCGATGATAAATTCGGTAGATACTGTAGAAGGAGTTGATATTGTGCTTCAGTAATGACAATCACGAGCTGAGAACGGGTTCTGGTCAAAAGTGTATACCATTGCCACCAATCCTCTGAGGTTGGTTCTGGTGTGGTCGTTTTAAAAGCATTAAAAACCACAGATGTATCAAATTCTCGTCCCTTCACCTCATGGACATTGAGAAATTCTAATTGATCGTTATATTTCGATTGATAGGTTTCAGCATATAAAACCTTAACCCGACTAACAAGTTTATAGATCAATGATTTACTTGCTTCAATGGCCTTAGTTTTCCGTCCCAAAGATTGACAAAGCTTTTCTAAAAAGCCTTCTGCCTCTGATGAGGACGGATATTTAATCAGCTTTACCTTCTCGCCTACTTTGTAGGCATAGTCAGCCTCAGTCGGTTGATAAGGACAGCGCGCGTTATTTTGTCTCGCATTCTCTAATACTGGTGCTAAGAATAAATTACTAAATTCAAGAATGCGTTTTGAATTGCGGAAACACTTCCAATCCGGTTCCTGCACATTAACGAGTCCCAAGGCACCCCAATCAAAATCAACTGGCATAATTCTTTGATTGAGATCACCCAGCAACCACAGATAGGTCGGTTGACCGGCTTCCTGCCAACCGCGACAGAGCTTTTTAATCGCCTCTAATTCACTCAGCAGATAATCTTGAGACTCATCAATAATTACGGTGATACCGACTCTATCCTTAGTTGGAAGCGTGACCGGAGTTTGCTCCCATTGTTCACAGAGCCGAGTCGCAATATCTGAGCGGGATAATTTATTAATATCTTTGCATGCTTGGTCCCACCATTCCGGAGAAATTCGTTTGAGTACCTCGATTCGATCAGCATTTTCTTGGTAGACCGTATTTTTGGTTTGATCCGAGTCCGGTTTTAGAACAAAAGATTGATAAAGAATCAGATCTCTTTGTCTGATGCCCTGAAAATTCAGGCCAGCTTGGGACTGTTCAGCCCTTTGGGCCAGATCTTGAAGGATTTTTAGCTCCTCATCCGAGGATAACATCGAGGATTCGCTCTCTGGAGAGGCATGTTTGACCCAGTCTTGAAACGTGCCATAGAAAAATCCCTGGGACATATCCGAAGGAATAGATTGCAGGCAATGGAATTCTTTAACCTCTTCGAGTAAGCTCTGGGGCAAAAGAAAAAGGACATTCCAGCCCATTTTGTATAGATCGCAGGCCCGTAGTGCGGCAGTGACCGTTTTTCCTGTGCCTGGGGGACTTTGGGTAATATGGGCGAAGAAACCAATCCGTGGATTTTCTCCATAGTGGCTCACTGCTGTATGTTGACCAATTTGATCGCTCGTCAATTTTTGGGCTTGGGTCATCACCGGGCTGTAATTATAGCCTCCGTTTAGAAAGAAAGACCAAGCGATGTCCTTTTCTCCATTCCAAGTGTAGGCGGGTTCTCGAGGCAGTGCTTTAATATCAATGTCATAGGTATCATCGTTACGCTGCGCGGCATACAGAATCCGGATCGAACCATCCTCTTGATTTAAAATCCAAATCAACCGCAGAGAACTACCACCCCCTAGATCAAGGCGCGATCGCCAATGGTCTGCACAACCTCCGCCTGAAAAGTGAATTGTATTAGGAAAATTACTATCATCGGGCGTTTCTGTAAGCCGCTCAAATAAGCGTTCAGGCACTTTCAGGGAACCTGT
This region includes:
- a CDS encoding type II toxin-antitoxin system HigA family antitoxin; its protein translation is MLTTYIKPIRTESDYEEALSRIEMLMEAEPNTPEFDELEVLTTLVEAYEAKEYRIDAPTAITAIKFRMEQQGLNQQDLVPYIGSKSKVSEVLSGKRELSKNMIQALHKGLNIPLESLFQEPLKYRFHP
- a CDS encoding DUF433 domain-containing protein, which codes for MNAKLVDSVVSIIDALDNEDYVLLQERLKNKLIQKTEGVCHGYARIRQTRVPVWTIISFLKQGANSDEILENYPMLTWLDITAAQSYYKDHQTEIDQIIAA
- a CDS encoding XisI protein, whose translation is MDKLSHYRQIIQDMLNEKAQIKPIGGEIEVETIFDEKNDRYLLVHLGWNDQQRIYSCVLHLEIQEQKIWIQNNQTDQSISEELLEKGVPKTDIISGLQPAYIREYLTLNSA
- a CDS encoding CopG family transcriptional regulator translates to MEVNTQVSRDTENKINFIQAQTHQDLSEILKNAIELYYQTLQTPQKTPLQILEESGFIGCASVESDLSINYKKVLTEELSKKYDYR
- a CDS encoding type II toxin-antitoxin system VapC family toxin: MFLLDTNICIYIIKEKPPQVLEKFEQIEPHKLGISIITLAELEYGAAKSMNPAKNYQVIEDFIAYLDVFDWDRQASHIYGELRAHLNHQGTPIGILDTQIAAHCLGLNRILVTNNVREFERVPGLKVENWV
- a CDS encoding endonuclease domain-containing protein, which gives rise to MRYRRIRGTTPEIEAAARRLRANLTPAEATLWEALKGKQLDGFKFRCQHPVEQFILDFYCPSYKLVVEIDGEIHRDRQEYDQARTEKLETLGYRVIRFSNDEVIHNLGDVLERIRAQLRSP
- a CDS encoding DUF1156 domain-containing protein, with protein sequence MTTPQRKSVFIEKIFPVNLLNQQVYFENGGNPFKGLHRWYSRKPLSFSRASVLGSLLPADVTMEEFEYLLGLDKPRNNESELERDDRHQRTRLYKTPPSPERVKQVQALCEAQWGDKTPAVLDAFAGGGSIPFEAARYGLRVFASDLNPVAVVTMKAAIAFPLEFGAELQQDIDRWVQWVGEQAEARLNEFFPAPEGETIQNYLWAHTVQCPHCESTVPLSPNWWLYKRPEKQNLHKWCAVKPVPNLAEKRVDFELIKGKKGKGNTIQTPDGDFDPNDFATIGRGVGKCPNCNEVIEDQVIKNQATNGGLGHQLYAVAFRKGKGSLEFRIAQSEDFYGIQLAKKKLKEIESSNKSYLIPDLEIPYGHMTHERNATVDFGLGNWKNFFNPRQLLTLVTYVEIINEAKENIRAKLGEEKTSAITTYLALVLDRCVDLNSRLSNWVPGMGSAARASASHALNLMWSYPEFQGYQKLWSQMSKFADAYIELCELLGTKIDSSSLNLETHTEKSFYIESISADSLYHLANQSIDAVITDPPYYGTIQYAEMSDFFYVWQKRILGDIFPELYYTELTDKDREAVANPSRFRNMGTSPKDLADQDYEAKMQMAFSEYYRVLKNDGVMTVQFNHKDSGAWDVLAQSLITAGFEITASWAVSTENPINLHQAQKNSVSSTVLLVCRKRDPNSGSAWWDDLRPELARLVEERAPDFEANDITGIDLYLSAFGPALNVFSRAWPVLDSSGQEMRPEVAFEEARKAISHYRLNKLLNQETSGFDALTQWYILAWDTFQARQFPFDDARQLALAVGGFDITKDLKGEHKLINAKSGNCELLTPTQRLKKRAFSVSPADFSFTSAIDALHAVIAIYQEEQAIEPVRQFIKKTELLANDQFMKAWEVALRAIPHIRDEKKRIPEEKALADLWLAIDEIKAKVRYVTPEDEEGSGQAVQGSLF
- a CDS encoding antitoxin → MAQPKTAKLFMNGNSQAVRLPREFRFEGKEVFIYKEGDRVILSPKRRSWRDFFDNAPCATPDFMETRDDQPPQEREDLF
- a CDS encoding type II toxin-antitoxin system VapC family toxin, coding for MIIADTGFWLALSDDQDQFHQAAKKALQQYPEPLITTWSVITETCHLLLARKGAYAQIKFMQALSNGAAELFLLQTHHQSRIVELMTKYADLPMDLADASLVILAEELGQGKIFSTDQRDFGVYRWKNTKPFQNLLIP